A single Marinobacter sp. es.042 DNA region contains:
- a CDS encoding ABC transporter permease — protein sequence MIRSVPRSRLFDSLYLAYLVAFFVYLALPLLVTAVFAFNDAPFPSLPWKGFTLDWYFADGSEGRTGLFHDDGLLTALWVSAKIAFWVTLVSVALGCVNAVLFERVQFRGKEFLYLLMLLPLVIPGVILGVSILVFYSGMANDVSSAWGIELDLFRPGMTLVVMGQVTFIATLSTLVIAARLRKFDPQLEEAALNLGATPLVAWFTVTLPWLLPSIFGAAAMAFLMSFENFNTTVMLTGSDTPLTVALFNRLREGSTPVLNAVALLLMVGSALLALLVMGRSSR from the coding sequence TCTGGCCTTGCCCCTGCTGGTCACCGCCGTGTTTGCCTTCAACGATGCGCCTTTTCCGTCGCTGCCATGGAAAGGCTTTACCCTGGACTGGTATTTCGCGGATGGCAGTGAGGGCCGCACCGGGCTTTTCCACGACGATGGCCTGCTCACAGCGCTCTGGGTCAGTGCCAAGATCGCTTTCTGGGTGACTCTGGTGAGCGTCGCACTGGGGTGTGTCAATGCCGTGCTGTTTGAGCGAGTACAGTTCCGGGGCAAGGAGTTCCTGTACCTGCTTATGTTGCTGCCGCTGGTGATCCCCGGGGTCATTCTGGGGGTATCCATTCTGGTGTTCTACAGTGGTATGGCCAATGATGTTTCATCGGCCTGGGGTATCGAGCTGGATCTTTTTCGGCCGGGTATGACCCTGGTGGTGATGGGGCAGGTCACTTTCATCGCGACCCTGAGCACCCTGGTGATTGCGGCCCGGTTACGCAAGTTTGATCCCCAGCTGGAGGAAGCTGCCCTGAACCTGGGCGCTACGCCACTTGTGGCCTGGTTTACCGTAACCTTGCCCTGGCTTTTGCCATCCATTTTCGGGGCTGCCGCCATGGCGTTCCTGATGTCATTTGAAAACTTCAATACCACCGTTATGCTCACAGGTAGTGACACGCCGTTGACGGTGGCACTTTTCAACCGTCTTCGGGAGGGGTCGACGCCCGTGCTCAATGCGGTGGCCCTGCTGCTGATGGTTGGATCCGCGCTGTTGGCACTGCTGGTGATGGGGCGTTCCTCACGCTAA